In Neokomagataea tanensis, one genomic interval encodes:
- a CDS encoding HAMP domain-containing sensor histidine kinase, whose amino-acid sequence MRHFFKKMKPRWPVRSAGLNFALAYGSVFILSAGVFLSFIWWNTTGQIDRQVEAAVQVDAHDLEQRVQRGGLPALVTAIQDRLDQNVEDDALYLLVGPAGRRYAGNLPGWPAAVAGTERYYELPIQRDGFRTHAKMHAYVLPGGCGLIVGRDIRGRELVRHVLTDTLIWAWLMVSLLAAGGALVMRGIFRQVVRTIARTTAAVARGDLSRRIPLTGNETDPISQTVNEMLERIDRLMDGVRQVSNSIAHDLRTPITRARARLEEASLTATTEQDLRSAVDRAVVDLDHVTSIFEALLRIAQIEAGARRAAFTQLALCPLLEGLAELYEASAEDASLRLELQCGELQCGELPDVFGDPHLLQQAVANLLDNAIKFAPSGTAVSLHAKRVGDDICVSVIDRGPGMSPQDMERASERFFRAEAARHTPGSGLGLSLVQAVVALHHGRMILEDQKPGLSVALYIPCIDRVNANDIPESAA is encoded by the coding sequence CATTTTGTCCGCCGGGGTTTTTCTCTCGTTCATCTGGTGGAACACGACTGGCCAGATCGACCGGCAGGTAGAAGCGGCTGTGCAGGTCGACGCTCACGACTTGGAACAGCGTGTGCAGCGCGGTGGTTTGCCTGCTTTGGTCACGGCTATTCAGGACCGTTTGGACCAAAACGTAGAGGATGACGCGCTTTACCTTTTAGTAGGGCCTGCCGGGCGGCGCTATGCGGGGAATTTACCGGGTTGGCCTGCGGCGGTAGCGGGGACAGAGCGCTATTATGAGCTTCCTATCCAGCGCGATGGTTTTCGTACGCATGCGAAAATGCATGCCTATGTTTTACCGGGAGGGTGTGGGCTGATTGTCGGGCGCGATATTCGTGGCCGTGAGTTGGTGCGCCATGTCCTGACAGATACATTGATTTGGGCGTGGCTAATGGTGTCGCTGCTTGCCGCAGGTGGCGCATTGGTAATGCGGGGAATTTTCCGGCAGGTTGTCCGCACGATTGCGCGCACCACGGCAGCTGTTGCGCGGGGTGATTTGAGCCGCCGTATTCCCCTAACAGGCAACGAAACCGACCCGATCAGTCAGACAGTTAACGAAATGTTGGAGCGTATTGATCGTTTGATGGATGGGGTCCGGCAAGTGTCGAACTCCATCGCACATGATTTAAGAACGCCTATTACCCGGGCGAGAGCACGCTTGGAGGAAGCTAGCTTGACCGCGACGACCGAGCAGGATTTACGCTCGGCCGTAGACCGTGCCGTGGTGGATCTGGACCATGTGACGTCTATTTTTGAGGCATTGCTGCGTATTGCCCAGATTGAGGCAGGAGCGCGCCGGGCTGCATTCACGCAATTAGCGCTGTGCCCTTTATTAGAGGGGCTGGCTGAGTTGTACGAGGCGAGCGCAGAAGATGCCTCTTTGCGCCTCGAGTTGCAGTGCGGTGAGTTGCAGTGCGGTGAATTGCCAGACGTGTTTGGTGATCCGCACTTGTTGCAGCAGGCTGTTGCGAACCTGTTGGACAACGCCATTAAATTTGCGCCTTCAGGAACGGCTGTGTCTCTGCATGCCAAAAGAGTGGGCGATGATATTTGTGTTTCGGTCATTGATCGCGGGCCGGGTATGAGCCCGCAGGATATGGAGCGGGCATCGGAGCGCTTTTTCCGTGCAGAGGCAGCACGGCATACGCCGGGCTCGGGTTTGGGTTTGTCGCTGGTGCAGGCTGTTGTAGCGCTGCATCATGGCCGTATGATTTTGGAAGACCAGAAACCCGGACTGAGTGTCGCGCTTTATATCCCTTGTATAGACCGGGTGAACGCCAATGATATTCCTGAGAGTGCCGCATGA